DNA from Actinoplanes sp. SE50/110:
CAGCCCGAGGACCACGTCCGCGGCGGGTGGGGTGAGCCAGGCCGGTCGGGCGAGGGCGTCGGCCAGATCCAGGCCGTGCACGGCGAGTTCGACGACCCGGGTGATGAGGAAGTCGGTGAGCAGCATGGCGTCGCCGTGGCGGGTACGCACGACGCGGCCGGGGGGTTCGGTGCCGCAGCGGTCGGCCAGGTCGGCGGTGAAGCCGCGGAATGCGCGGACGTCCAGCCCGGGGGCATGCTGCTGGGCCAGGCGGATGCGGGTCGCGTCGGTGTCCGCGGAGAAGCGGTGGTCGGGGCGGTAATAGGCCGCGGCGGAGGTGTCCGCCGCCCCCGGCGCCGGAGCGTCCAGCATGCCGGGCAGCCAGGCGAGAACTATCCGGATATGGGCGAATAATTCGCGTACGTTCCACGGCGTGCACCGGGTGGGTCGCGTCCAGTCTTCGCCGGTCCAGCGCGAGGCGACGTGCCCGAGCGCGTCCGCCTCCGCCCGAAACGCGCTGATCACGACAGAGGCGGCAGCCGCGGTCGGCTCGACCGGCACGGTGAGGGCCGGCGGCGCGATGACGGCCGGCGGCGCGGCGGCAGCAAGCGGCGTGTCCGCAGCAGGCGGCGCGGCGGCAGCAGGCTGCGCGGGATCGGAGCGCGGCGTGGAGGAGGGGGAAGCGTCGACCCGGCCGGGAAAGCCGGCACCACCGTCAGGGGCGGTCATGCGGCCGCCTCCGAAGCGCTTCTCGCCCCGCGGGTGGGGCCGGCGCGGTCACGGCAGGAGCCGCCGGAGGAACTCGTTGCGGAATTTGCCGGTCGGGTCGAACCGTCCGGCCAGTGCGGCGAAGTCGGCCACCCGGGGCGGTTCGGGCGCGCTGGTGAAGATCTTGCCCAGGTGCGGTCGGGCGCCCAGGAGCCCGAGCAGTTTCTCCAGGTCGGCGACCACCGTCAGCACCGCCTCCGGGTCGGCGATCCAGGTGAAGTGCAGGGCCACGCTGTCCCGCTGGTAGTGCGGGCTGAGCCACAGCTGGTCGGCCGCGATCGTACGCACCTCGCAGATCTGCAGGACGTCCGCAACCCGCTCGCGGATCTCGGCCACCGCCCGCAGCGCGTCGTCCGCCGCCTCGCGGGGCAGGTGCCATTCGGACTGCAGTTCCTCGCCGCTGCTGGGGGTGAATTCCATCCGGAAGTGCGGCAGCCGCTCGTGCCAGGGGCCGGGTACCCCGCCCTGCCGGGTGCAGTTCTCCGCGGGCATGCCGGGCACCGGGTGGCGCGGCCCGTCGGCGAGCCGCGCGCCGTGGAACGTGTCGCCGGTGATCGGATCTTCCCGTTTGAGCCACACCTGGTCGATGTCGGTGCCGGTCCAGCGGGTGAAGAGGCTGACGCTGTAGCCGTCGGCGAGGATGTCGGCGAGGTCGGCCCGGACCGCGGCGACCGGCAGGTGGTCGAAGACGTACTGCCGCAGTTCGAAGGTGGGCTGCACGTCCAGGGTGAGCGCGACGACCGGGCCGAGCGCGCCGAGCGCGGCGACCGCGCCGGGGAAGTCGGCGTCGCCGCGGCGGAGCCGGATGAGCTCGCCGTCGGCGCGGACGATCTCCACGCCGGCGACCGCGGTGGCCAGGTTGCCGTGCCGCACCCCGGAGCCGTGGGTGGCGGTGGCGACCGCCCCGGCCACCGAGATGTGCGGCAGCGACGCCATGTTGTGCAGGGCCAGGCCCTCGGCGTGCAGGCGGGTGGCGAGTTCGCCGTACCGGATGCCACCGTCGACGCGGACGGTGCGGCGGTCCGGGCTGATCTCCACGATGCGCGGCAGGCCGGCCAGCGAGAGCAGGTCGCCGGTGGTGTCGGCGAGCCGGTTGAACGAGTGACCGCTGCCCAGCACCCGCAGCTCGGCCGCGGCCGCGACCAG
Protein-coding regions in this window:
- a CDS encoding maleylpyruvate isomerase N-terminal domain-containing protein, which produces MTAPDGGAGFPGRVDASPSSTPRSDPAQPAAAAPPAADTPLAAAAPPAVIAPPALTVPVEPTAAAASVVISAFRAEADALGHVASRWTGEDWTRPTRCTPWNVRELFAHIRIVLAWLPGMLDAPAPGAADTSAAAYYRPDHRFSADTDATRIRLAQQHAPGLDVRAFRGFTADLADRCGTEPPGRVVRTRHGDAMLLTDFLITRVVELAVHGLDLADALARPAWLTPPAADVVLGLLFGRPASELPGPADGLLRQATGRAPAGLDLTGLRPLTLG
- a CDS encoding FAD-binding protein; this encodes MEPLTNWAGNITFGARRVLRPQTVDEVRELVAAAAELRVLGSGHSFNRLADTTGDLLSLAGLPRIVEISPDRRTVRVDGGIRYGELATRLHAEGLALHNMASLPHISVAGAVATATHGSGVRHGNLATAVAGVEIVRADGELIRLRRGDADFPGAVAALGALGPVVALTLDVQPTFELRQYVFDHLPVAAVRADLADILADGYSVSLFTRWTGTDIDQVWLKREDPITGDTFHGARLADGPRHPVPGMPAENCTRQGGVPGPWHERLPHFRMEFTPSSGEELQSEWHLPREAADDALRAVAEIRERVADVLQICEVRTIAADQLWLSPHYQRDSVALHFTWIADPEAVLTVVADLEKLLGLLGARPHLGKIFTSAPEPPRVADFAALAGRFDPTGKFRNEFLRRLLP